A portion of the Leptospira licerasiae serovar Varillal str. VAR 010 genome contains these proteins:
- the def gene encoding peptide deformylase, whose amino-acid sequence MSVRKILKIGDPLLRKTSETVHPDELGTKEFKKLIRDMFDTMRHADGVGLAAPQIGIMKKIVVVGSDPEDDSPSRVPERILINPEIKPVTDSLDGNWEGCLSVPGMRGYVERPNKIQMKWMDEKGSIHDEIIEGYSAIVYQHECDHLNGVLYVDRLKSTKMFGFNDSMELTGPILD is encoded by the coding sequence ATGTCAGTGCGTAAAATTCTCAAAATCGGCGATCCACTTCTAAGAAAGACCAGCGAAACTGTTCATCCGGACGAATTGGGAACCAAAGAATTCAAAAAGTTGATCCGGGACATGTTTGATACAATGAGACATGCGGACGGCGTAGGCCTTGCCGCACCTCAGATCGGTATCATGAAGAAGATCGTAGTAGTCGGATCCGACCCGGAAGATGATAGTCCTTCACGAGTTCCGGAAAGAATTTTGATCAATCCTGAGATCAAACCGGTCACAGACTCACTAGACGGTAACTGGGAAGGTTGTCTTTCCGTTCCGGGTATGAGGGGTTATGTGGAAAGACCCAATAAGATCCAAATGAAATGGATGGATGAAAAAGGAAGCATCCACGATGAAATCATCGAAGGATATTCCGCAATCGTATACCAACATGAATGCGATCACCTAAACGGAGTCTTATACGTAGATAGATTGAAGAGCACAAAAATGTTTGGCTTCAACGACTCCATGGAACTGACCGGTCCTATCCTGGACTAA
- a CDS encoding efflux RND transporter permease subunit produces MKSIIEYFLSKSIFVNLLTVLIIFAGSFLAVKMNREAFPNINFDIVSISTLYLGASPQEVEKLVTNPLEKAIKEVDGIKEYRSASIEGRSGIVITLDPDTKDTQKVVDDIKSAIDRVEDLPEEVEDPIVTEITTARTPVIEVSITLKEDDGSVEAEKKLRAQAKIVEQALLDISGVAKVSRRGWRETEMQVDILPNSLFGFYLTGQDVIGALRNRNVNVPGGNVTGLDKEIILRTIGEFDTPEEISKVHVRGNEIGNAIRIQDIARVTEGLREAEYIENVNGTKTVALTVLKRQSADAIKVVDNVKSTVEKFRKGSPEFQYAFVNDLSKYIRRRLNVLISNATFGMILVTGSLFFFLGWRVALMTALGIPVSFGATFFIMDQFGLTLNLISMFGLVLVVGILVDDAIIICENVYRYIEEGLPPYEATLKGTLEVVSPVTATVTTTIAAFAPLLFMPGIFGKFVFSIPLVVIIALCASLAEAFFILPNHLYDINKGGVKAGEIKEESGWFSKFRNTKYVPALKFALNNPWKMTIGLVSLLIASFIIQILFSKFKLFPGSVDQFYVKVTAKTGASLNETYRYLEVIEKEIAKVPQEDLENYATRVGIIQANPNDPFTKRGKHYGMVMAYLTAEENRKKCHKTDDIIQKLRRKTLWLLNETSRKIEEEKIQKEAAEIKNPCDVPEPVVIPEEFESLRGKLVSLEYEKVSGGPPVGKPVAIEIRGDSYDTLLKIAAEYKGILGKVKGVTDIADDFNEGKDEVRIRVSESLASTAGVSVFKVAQAINTAFQGTVATKIKRTDEEVEVKVRFPESYRKSVESLNHVYVSNSIGKMIPVSRLVTMQRLPGVSNINHLDGKRLVTVTANLAGGKQANSSEANASAKKLAEQEKIIDKYPGYIVRFGGENKDTEESMGSLGFLFLMALLIMYIIIASQFGSLMQPLVIGSAIPFSFIGVILAFVSHGEYFGFLAMLGIVGLAGVVVNDSIVLVDFANTLRRENPNKNIKEILVDTGNLRLRAVTLTTVTTVLGLLPTAYGIGGYDPFLVPMALAFGWGLAFASIITLIMVPVFYLHLYNFQTWFYGRIERIFGKKQVVKPSTVYFPSPEFSSEPDRILTNNKGKKKK; encoded by the coding sequence ATGAAAAGTATCATCGAATATTTCCTCTCGAAAAGTATCTTCGTAAATCTACTCACAGTCCTAATCATCTTTGCAGGAAGTTTTCTTGCGGTTAAAATGAATAGAGAAGCGTTTCCAAATATCAATTTTGATATAGTCTCTATATCTACTCTATATCTGGGTGCTTCTCCGCAAGAGGTGGAAAAGTTAGTCACGAACCCTCTGGAAAAAGCGATCAAAGAAGTGGATGGGATCAAAGAATATAGATCCGCTTCTATCGAAGGTAGATCCGGGATCGTGATCACATTGGATCCTGATACAAAGGATACCCAAAAAGTGGTGGATGATATTAAATCCGCCATTGACCGCGTAGAGGATCTTCCGGAAGAAGTGGAAGATCCGATCGTAACCGAGATCACAACTGCAAGAACACCAGTGATCGAAGTCTCCATCACATTAAAAGAAGATGATGGATCTGTCGAGGCCGAGAAAAAATTACGTGCGCAGGCAAAGATCGTAGAACAAGCGCTTTTGGATATTTCGGGAGTAGCGAAGGTCTCGCGCAGAGGCTGGAGAGAGACCGAAATGCAAGTGGATATTCTTCCGAATAGCCTATTCGGTTTTTATCTCACCGGTCAAGATGTGATCGGCGCATTGAGAAACCGTAACGTAAACGTCCCGGGTGGAAATGTCACTGGCCTGGATAAAGAGATCATACTAAGGACGATCGGAGAATTCGATACCCCAGAAGAGATCTCCAAAGTACATGTTAGGGGGAACGAGATCGGAAATGCGATCCGTATCCAGGACATTGCTAGGGTAACGGAAGGTTTAAGAGAAGCGGAATATATAGAGAACGTAAACGGCACTAAGACCGTAGCTCTTACAGTCCTAAAAAGGCAAAGTGCGGATGCGATCAAAGTAGTAGATAATGTAAAATCAACCGTGGAAAAATTCCGCAAAGGTTCTCCCGAGTTCCAGTATGCATTCGTAAACGATCTTTCTAAATACATTCGGCGTAGATTAAATGTCCTAATTTCAAACGCTACATTCGGGATGATCCTAGTTACCGGATCTTTATTCTTCTTCTTGGGATGGAGAGTGGCACTTATGACCGCTCTTGGTATTCCGGTCTCTTTCGGTGCCACATTCTTCATCATGGATCAATTCGGTCTGACTTTGAATTTGATCTCAATGTTCGGACTAGTCCTGGTCGTAGGTATCCTTGTGGATGATGCGATCATCATTTGTGAAAACGTTTATCGATATATAGAGGAAGGACTTCCTCCATACGAGGCAACCTTAAAAGGAACCTTAGAAGTGGTTTCCCCAGTGACAGCAACAGTTACTACAACGATTGCTGCGTTTGCTCCACTCCTATTCATGCCGGGAATTTTCGGTAAATTCGTATTCAGCATTCCGCTTGTTGTGATTATCGCGCTCTGCGCTTCATTGGCGGAAGCATTCTTCATTCTTCCAAACCACTTGTATGATATCAATAAAGGTGGAGTAAAAGCGGGAGAGATCAAAGAAGAGTCAGGATGGTTTTCTAAATTTAGGAACACGAAATATGTTCCTGCTCTTAAATTCGCATTAAATAATCCTTGGAAGATGACTATTGGTCTAGTCTCGTTATTGATCGCAAGTTTTATCATCCAGATCCTATTCTCCAAGTTTAAATTATTCCCCGGTTCCGTAGACCAGTTCTATGTAAAGGTCACCGCTAAAACCGGTGCTAGTTTGAATGAAACTTATCGTTATTTAGAAGTGATCGAAAAAGAGATCGCTAAAGTACCTCAAGAAGATTTGGAGAATTATGCAACTCGAGTAGGGATCATCCAGGCAAATCCGAATGATCCTTTTACTAAAAGAGGAAAACATTACGGAATGGTAATGGCATATTTAACTGCAGAAGAGAACCGCAAAAAATGCCATAAAACCGACGATATCATCCAAAAACTCAGAAGAAAAACTCTCTGGTTGCTTAACGAAACTTCCCGTAAAATTGAAGAGGAAAAGATCCAGAAAGAAGCCGCAGAAATCAAAAATCCTTGTGATGTGCCCGAACCTGTCGTTATCCCAGAAGAATTCGAATCTCTTAGAGGCAAACTAGTCTCATTAGAATACGAAAAAGTATCCGGAGGACCTCCTGTAGGAAAACCGGTTGCGATCGAGATTAGAGGAGATAGTTACGACACTCTTCTCAAAATCGCCGCGGAATACAAAGGTATATTAGGAAAAGTGAAAGGAGTCACGGATATTGCTGACGACTTCAACGAAGGTAAGGACGAAGTACGTATTCGAGTCAGCGAATCTCTTGCTTCTACCGCCGGAGTCTCCGTATTCAAAGTCGCCCAAGCAATCAATACTGCATTCCAAGGAACTGTCGCCACCAAGATCAAAAGGACGGACGAAGAAGTAGAGGTAAAAGTAAGATTTCCTGAATCCTATAGAAAGTCGGTGGAAAGTTTAAATCATGTATATGTTTCCAACTCCATCGGAAAAATGATCCCGGTGTCCCGTTTAGTAACGATGCAAAGACTTCCAGGTGTTTCCAATATCAATCACTTGGATGGGAAACGTTTGGTGACGGTCACAGCAAACTTGGCCGGCGGAAAACAGGCTAATTCAAGCGAAGCAAATGCTTCCGCTAAAAAATTAGCGGAACAAGAAAAGATCATAGATAAGTATCCCGGTTATATAGTTCGTTTCGGTGGCGAGAATAAGGATACGGAAGAGTCCATGGGCTCCTTGGGATTTCTGTTCTTGATGGCACTTCTTATCATGTACATCATCATCGCTTCCCAATTCGGATCTTTAATGCAGCCTCTTGTGATCGGAAGCGCTATCCCCTTCTCCTTTATTGGAGTAATCCTGGCATTCGTAAGCCATGGAGAATATTTCGGATTCTTGGCGATGCTTGGGATTGTAGGACTTGCAGGAGTTGTGGTAAACGACTCCATCGTGCTTGTTGATTTTGCAAACACATTAAGAAGAGAAAATCCGAACAAGAATATTAAGGAAATTTTAGTAGATACTGGAAATCTAAGATTAAGAGCGGTAACCTTAACTACTGTTACCACTGTGCTCGGACTTTTGCCGACTGCATACGGGATCGGCGGTTACGATCCGTTCTTAGTACCTATGGCACTCGCTTTTGGTTGGGGACTTGCGTTCGCAAGTATCATCACCTTGATCATGGTGCCCGTATTCTATCTTCACCTTTATAATTTTCAAACTTGGTTTTATGGGAGAATAGAAAGGATTTTCGGTAAAAAACAGGTCGTAAAACCTAGTACGGTCTATTTCCCAAGCCCTGAATTTTCGAGCGAGCCTGATAGGATTTTAACGAATAATAAAGGTAAAAAGAAGAAGTAA
- a CDS encoding polysaccharide deacetylase family protein, with translation MLSEEESTVLSKTIKEIQDNEVESEVLEKKFRQIRIGSSVFFFLILSVTTVFALARRLDSLQNTVQKQNEVISVLSEDITSLRLEEQQREEEVLRFKSSILDDVPDGDLSEEVNKNLNSLQAIIPKPGTGKNISRGNPNFKEISLTFDLGTGEDLQILYEFMMRFPIKVTLFVSNENPAKKGGSLFSKTNLVYLKKLAALDGRVVFGNHTWSHFNLPRSLKESSLRKRALLSYVADEIPDFNLLLEELTSVEDKFRTITGLTLTKYYRLPYGAVDQIILDVYATQGYENHIFWSNNTVGSLDVPDFVYKKYITKKDSATGKTKLVQNPHYKTKEEMLDFLYRWEASDKNGMNGAIILMHLGSPRQSEKLIYILPDFIQAMLNKGYKFVTIPEILNEKQD, from the coding sequence ATGCTCAGCGAAGAAGAATCCACAGTACTTTCCAAGACGATCAAGGAAATCCAGGACAACGAAGTAGAATCCGAAGTCCTGGAAAAAAAATTTCGTCAGATCCGGATCGGTTCCTCCGTATTCTTTTTTCTGATCTTGAGCGTCACCACTGTTTTTGCTTTGGCAAGAAGGTTGGATTCTCTCCAAAACACAGTCCAAAAACAGAATGAAGTTATCTCAGTTCTTTCGGAAGATATCACAAGTTTAAGGTTGGAAGAACAACAAAGAGAAGAGGAAGTCCTTCGTTTTAAATCTTCCATCTTGGATGACGTTCCTGACGGCGATCTAAGCGAAGAAGTGAATAAAAACTTAAATTCCTTACAAGCTATCATTCCTAAACCCGGAACTGGTAAGAATATTAGCCGGGGAAATCCGAATTTCAAAGAAATCTCCCTTACTTTTGATTTGGGTACAGGAGAAGATCTACAAATACTTTACGAATTTATGATGAGGTTTCCGATCAAGGTGACCTTATTCGTTTCGAACGAAAATCCTGCTAAAAAGGGCGGATCCTTATTTTCCAAAACCAATTTGGTCTATCTTAAAAAATTAGCCGCTTTGGACGGAAGGGTAGTTTTCGGGAATCATACTTGGAGCCATTTCAATCTACCTAGAAGTTTAAAGGAATCCTCTCTTAGAAAGAGAGCGCTTTTGAGCTACGTTGCGGATGAGATTCCGGATTTTAATCTTCTTTTAGAAGAGCTTACTTCTGTAGAGGATAAATTCAGAACTATTACCGGGCTTACTCTTACTAAGTATTATAGATTGCCCTACGGTGCGGTGGATCAGATCATCTTGGATGTATATGCCACCCAAGGTTATGAAAACCATATTTTCTGGAGCAATAATACGGTGGGTTCTTTGGATGTACCTGACTTCGTCTATAAAAAATACATCACTAAAAAAGATTCGGCGACCGGTAAAACGAAACTAGTACAAAATCCTCATTATAAAACTAAAGAAGAGATGCTGGATTTTCTATATCGCTGGGAAGCTTCCGATAAAAATGGAATGAACGGTGCAATTATTTTAATGCACTTAGGTTCTCCAAGACAATCCGAAAAGCTGATTTATATTCTTCCTGATTTTATCCAGGCAATGCTAAACAAGGGTTATAAATTCGTAACCATTCCGGAAATATTGAACGAAAAGCAGGATTGA